In one Niallia taxi genomic region, the following are encoded:
- the sucC gene encoding ADP-forming succinate--CoA ligase subunit beta, whose amino-acid sequence MNIHEYQGKEILALNGVAVPKGSVAFTVEEALFAAEHLNSDAWVVKAQIHAGGRGKAGGVKVAKSLEEVKQYAEQILGSTLVTHQTGPEGKVVKRLLIEEGCRIKKEYYIGFVVDRSTSRIVLMASEEGGTEIEEIAETQPEKIIKEVIDPLTGLTPFQARRVAFAINIPGPQVNKAVSFMTGLYRVFCEKDCSIAEINPLVLTEDGDVMALDAKLNFDSNALYRHKDILAYRDLDEEDEKELEASKFDLSYIALNGNIGCMVNGAGLAMATMDIVKHYGGEPANFLDVGGGATAEKVTEAFKIILSDEKVKGIFVNIFGGIMKCDIIAEGIVEAAKQVSLQVPLVVRLEGTNVELGQKILSESGINIISASSMADGAEKIVSYVQKGGEINEHIHQ is encoded by the coding sequence TAAATGGTGTAGCTGTCCCTAAAGGAAGTGTTGCATTTACCGTTGAAGAGGCCCTATTTGCAGCAGAGCATCTTAACAGTGATGCATGGGTTGTTAAGGCGCAAATTCATGCTGGAGGCAGAGGAAAAGCCGGTGGTGTTAAGGTTGCGAAATCACTTGAAGAAGTTAAGCAATACGCAGAACAGATTTTGGGGAGCACGCTTGTAACACATCAGACTGGCCCTGAAGGAAAAGTTGTTAAGCGTTTGCTGATTGAGGAAGGCTGCCGTATCAAAAAGGAATATTATATTGGCTTTGTAGTCGACCGTTCTACTTCTCGTATTGTATTAATGGCATCAGAAGAGGGTGGAACAGAAATCGAGGAAATAGCTGAAACACAGCCTGAAAAAATCATTAAAGAAGTAATTGACCCATTAACAGGTCTTACTCCTTTCCAAGCAAGACGAGTTGCATTTGCAATCAATATTCCTGGTCCTCAAGTCAATAAAGCTGTTTCATTCATGACAGGCCTTTATCGCGTATTTTGTGAGAAGGATTGTTCTATTGCTGAAATTAATCCTCTTGTTTTAACAGAAGATGGTGATGTGATGGCACTTGATGCAAAGCTGAACTTTGACTCTAATGCATTATACAGACATAAGGATATTCTTGCATACCGTGATTTGGATGAAGAGGACGAGAAGGAGCTTGAAGCTTCAAAATTTGACTTGAGCTATATCGCATTAAATGGAAATATCGGCTGTATGGTAAACGGAGCTGGCTTAGCGATGGCCACAATGGATATCGTGAAGCACTACGGCGGAGAGCCGGCGAACTTCCTTGATGTTGGGGGCGGTGCAACGGCTGAAAAAGTTACAGAAGCATTTAAAATCATTTTGTCCGACGAAAAAGTAAAGGGCATTTTTGTTAATATATTCGGTGGAATTATGAAGTGCGATATCATTGCAGAGGGTATCGTTGAAGCAGCAAAACAGGTGAGCCTGCAAGTACCGCTTGTTGTAAGGCTGGAAGGTACGAATGTGGAGCTTGGCCAAAAGATTTTGAGCGAATCAGGCATCAATATCATTTCTGCAAGTTCCATGGCAGATGGTGCTGAAAAGATCGTGTCATATGTACAAAAAGGGGGAGAAATCAATGAGCATATTCATCAATAA
- the dprA gene encoding DNA-processing protein DprA — protein sequence MLHDLRETLIVLHHCRKMTWKRIFTILKTDPGLHFLRDSCHPYGNLLDKETLEDFYSHTIHQQIQQYTQQGIHIITYFDPCYPSLLKEIYQPPWVLYAKGDLSLLQKPRQLAIVGSRDATVYSRHTLKAMMQELVNEQVVIVSGLAAGVDALAHETAVEFNGKTIGIIAGGFDHIYPKHNLPLAEKMMKSQLLLSEYPPNTRPQKWQFPMRNRIISGITKGTLVVEAKRQSGSLITANLALQEGRDVFAIPGSIFSKYSDGTNDLIKHGAKLVTNAADILEEWEFTT from the coding sequence CTGTTACATGATTTAAGAGAAACATTAATTGTCTTGCATCATTGCCGAAAAATGACATGGAAAAGAATTTTTACCATATTGAAAACAGATCCTGGACTTCACTTCCTCCGTGATAGCTGCCATCCATACGGAAACTTACTCGACAAAGAAACCCTCGAAGACTTTTATTCCCACACCATTCATCAACAAATTCAGCAATACACACAGCAAGGAATTCACATAATCACCTATTTTGACCCCTGTTATCCAAGTTTGTTAAAGGAAATATATCAGCCGCCCTGGGTGCTTTATGCAAAAGGAGATCTATCTCTATTACAAAAGCCGAGGCAATTGGCAATAGTAGGCTCCCGTGATGCCACAGTATACAGCAGACACACTTTAAAGGCAATGATGCAAGAGCTTGTTAACGAGCAGGTCGTCATTGTCAGTGGTCTTGCCGCTGGTGTGGATGCTCTCGCACATGAAACGGCAGTCGAATTTAACGGCAAAACAATTGGCATTATTGCCGGCGGATTTGATCATATTTATCCGAAGCATAATCTGCCTTTAGCAGAGAAAATGATGAAATCCCAGCTTCTGTTGTCTGAATATCCTCCAAATACAAGACCCCAAAAATGGCAGTTTCCAATGCGTAACAGAATTATTAGTGGTATAACAAAAGGCACGCTTGTAGTCGAGGCAAAAAGACAAAGCGGCTCGCTAATAACAGCAAATCTTGCCTTACAAGAAGGTAGGGATGTATTTGCTATTCCTGGCAGCATTTTCAGTAAATATTCAGATGGAACGAATGATTTGATTAAGCATGGGGCAAAGCTAGTAACAAATGCAGCAGATATATTGGAAGAATGGGAATTTACAACGTAA
- the topA gene encoding type I DNA topoisomerase, with product MSEFLVIVESPAKAKTIERYLGKKYKVKASMGHIRDLPRSQMGVDVEKEYEPKYITIRGKGPVLKELKTAAKKAKKIYLAADPDREGEAIAWHLANSLQVDVDSDCRVVFNEITKDAIKESFKHPRPINMDLVDSQQARRVLDRLVGYNISPLLWKKVKKGLSAGRVQSVAVRLIIDREHEIKAFVPEEYWSIEGSFAKGKTSFEAAFYGLKDKKLELHSEEEVQNVKNQLNGNKFTVEKVTKKERKRNPAVPFTTSSLQQEAARKLNFRAKKTMMLAQQLYEGIDLGKKEGTVGLITYMRTDSTRISEVAQTEAHEYITSNYGNEYTKEQNRKEKKNANAQDAHEAVRPTSTHREPNSLKEHLSRDQLRLYKLIWERFIASQMAPAVMDTMSVDLRNGDVKFRATGSKIKFPGFMKVYVESTDDAVEEHNKQLPDLKEGDEVINKDIDPKQHFTQPPPRYTEARLVKTLEELGIGRPSTFAPTLDTIQKRGYVALDNKRFVPTELGEIVLELILEFFPEILDVDFTAHMEQNLDNIEAGQINWVKVIDSFYKIFEQSLDKAEKEMQSVEIKDEPAGEDCEECGNPMVFKMGRYGKFMACSNFPDCRNTKAIVKEIGVKCPKCSEGNIIERKSKKRRIFYGCDRFPECDFISWDKPLQRPCPKCDNMLVEKKLKKGVQVQCVECDYKEEPQS from the coding sequence ATGTCAGAGTTTCTAGTAATAGTAGAGTCGCCAGCAAAGGCGAAAACAATTGAACGCTATTTAGGTAAAAAATATAAAGTTAAAGCATCAATGGGACATATCAGAGACTTGCCTAGAAGCCAAATGGGTGTAGACGTAGAAAAAGAGTACGAACCGAAGTACATAACGATACGTGGAAAAGGTCCTGTATTAAAGGAATTAAAAACAGCAGCTAAAAAGGCAAAAAAAATATACCTCGCAGCCGATCCGGATCGTGAAGGGGAAGCAATTGCTTGGCATTTGGCAAACAGCCTTCAGGTTGATGTGGATTCAGATTGCCGTGTCGTCTTTAATGAAATCACTAAAGATGCCATTAAGGAGTCATTCAAGCATCCAAGGCCAATAAACATGGATTTAGTCGATTCCCAGCAAGCAAGACGGGTGCTCGACCGATTGGTAGGCTATAATATCAGTCCGTTGCTATGGAAAAAGGTCAAAAAAGGCTTGAGTGCTGGTAGAGTACAATCTGTGGCAGTGCGGTTAATCATCGACAGGGAACATGAAATAAAAGCATTTGTACCTGAAGAATATTGGTCAATAGAAGGAAGCTTCGCAAAGGGAAAAACTAGCTTTGAGGCAGCGTTTTACGGTTTGAAAGATAAAAAGTTAGAGCTTCATTCTGAAGAGGAAGTACAAAATGTCAAAAACCAGCTTAATGGCAACAAGTTTACTGTTGAGAAGGTAACGAAGAAGGAGCGTAAACGGAATCCTGCGGTTCCTTTTACAACTTCATCCCTGCAACAGGAGGCAGCAAGAAAGCTGAATTTCAGAGCGAAAAAGACAATGATGCTTGCCCAACAGCTATATGAAGGAATTGATTTAGGTAAAAAAGAAGGCACAGTCGGCTTAATTACTTATATGAGAACAGACTCAACTCGAATTTCGGAAGTTGCCCAAACGGAAGCACATGAATACATTACTTCAAACTATGGGAATGAATATACAAAAGAGCAAAACCGTAAAGAAAAGAAAAACGCAAATGCTCAAGATGCCCATGAAGCGGTCAGACCTACAAGCACACACAGAGAGCCTAATTCCTTAAAAGAACATCTCTCTAGAGATCAGCTTCGCTTGTATAAGCTTATTTGGGAAAGATTTATTGCGAGCCAAATGGCACCGGCAGTTATGGATACCATGAGTGTGGATCTTCGTAACGGCGATGTTAAGTTCCGTGCGACAGGTTCCAAAATTAAATTCCCTGGGTTTATGAAGGTGTATGTGGAAAGTACAGATGATGCGGTAGAAGAGCATAACAAACAGCTCCCTGATTTAAAAGAGGGAGATGAAGTCATCAATAAGGATATTGATCCAAAGCAGCACTTCACACAGCCGCCGCCAAGGTATACAGAGGCAAGGTTAGTAAAAACATTAGAGGAGCTTGGCATAGGGCGTCCTTCCACATTTGCTCCTACGCTGGATACGATCCAAAAACGCGGATATGTTGCTCTTGATAATAAAAGGTTTGTGCCGACAGAGCTTGGTGAAATAGTGCTTGAGCTGATACTTGAGTTCTTCCCGGAAATTCTTGATGTCGACTTTACTGCACATATGGAGCAAAATCTTGATAATATTGAGGCAGGGCAAATAAACTGGGTCAAGGTTATTGATAGTTTTTATAAAATTTTTGAACAAAGCCTTGATAAGGCTGAAAAAGAAATGCAATCTGTGGAAATAAAGGATGAGCCCGCAGGTGAGGATTGCGAGGAATGCGGCAATCCAATGGTGTTTAAAATGGGCAGATACGGCAAGTTTATGGCATGCAGCAATTTCCCTGATTGCCGTAATACAAAGGCGATAGTCAAAGAAATTGGCGTGAAATGTCCGAAATGTTCTGAAGGTAATATCATTGAAAGAAAAAGCAAAAAGCGCCGGATTTTTTATGGTTGTGACCGTTTCCCAGAGTGCGATTTCATTTCTTGGGATAAACCTTTACAGCGCCCATGTCCAAAATGTGATAATATGCTTGTAGAGAAAAAGCTGAAAAAAGGTGTCCAAGTCCAATGTGTCGAATGCGACTATAAGGAAGAACCTCAAAGCTAA
- the xerC gene encoding tyrosine recombinase XerC: MNKEQNAFLNLFIEYLKIEKNCSPYTIDVYKKDIQQFSLFMSKQLLGHVKEVSAQDVRIFLTELFNEELARKSIARKISSLRSFYRFLARENIVESNPFAVVSIPKLESRLPDFFYEEELQHIFRSCDTTSMLGKRNVAILELLYATGIRVGECTKIEMKDIDFSISTLLVKGKGKKERYVPFGSFAHTALESYIENSRSKLMDKNKTNHPFLFVNYKGGPLTENGVRDILNRMMESSATKGKIHPHKLRHSFATHLLANGADMRTVQELLGHAFLSSTQIYTHVTSDYLKKTYMSFHPRA; encoded by the coding sequence ATGAATAAGGAACAAAACGCTTTCTTGAACCTGTTTATTGAATACTTGAAGATTGAAAAAAACTGCTCACCGTATACGATTGATGTCTATAAAAAGGATATACAGCAATTTTCCCTTTTTATGTCCAAGCAATTGCTTGGGCATGTGAAGGAAGTAAGCGCACAGGATGTGCGGATTTTTTTGACAGAGCTGTTCAATGAGGAGCTTGCAAGAAAATCTATTGCCCGTAAAATATCTAGTCTTCGGAGCTTTTACCGATTTTTAGCTAGAGAGAATATAGTGGAAAGCAATCCCTTTGCAGTTGTCAGTATACCGAAGCTGGAAAGCAGACTGCCAGATTTCTTTTATGAAGAGGAATTGCAGCATATTTTTCGTTCATGTGATACGACAAGCATGCTGGGAAAAAGGAATGTCGCCATCCTGGAGCTTCTGTATGCAACAGGAATCCGGGTTGGTGAATGCACAAAAATCGAAATGAAAGATATCGATTTCAGCATCTCGACATTGCTGGTAAAGGGGAAAGGTAAAAAGGAGCGGTATGTTCCATTTGGCAGCTTTGCCCATACCGCCCTTGAATCTTACATAGAGAACAGCAGAAGTAAGCTGATGGATAAAAACAAGACGAATCATCCCTTTTTGTTTGTCAATTATAAAGGGGGACCGCTCACTGAAAACGGTGTGCGCGATATTCTTAACAGAATGATGGAATCGTCTGCTACGAAAGGCAAAATCCATCCGCATAAACTTCGCCATTCATTTGCTACACATCTCTTGGCAAACGGTGCCGATATGCGGACTGTACAAGAATTATTGGGTCATGCTTTTTTATCATCCACCCAAATTTATACACATGTCACAAGCGACTACTTAAAAAAAACATATATGTCCTTCCATCCAAGGGCATAG
- the hslU gene encoding HslU--HslV peptidase ATPase subunit: MNKNTSLTPRQIVERLDQYIVGQKDAKKAVAIALRNRFRRGLLDEKLRDEISPKNILMMGPTGVGKTEIARRIAKIVSAPFVKVEATKFTEVGYVGRDVESMVRDLVETSVRIIKEEKMVQVKERAESAANNRLVDLMMPSSAKKQKNYSNPLEMLFGGGNSETQTEEPTVEESSRYEKRKVLKEKLALGELENETITVEVDEQQPSMFDMLQGSGMEQMGMNMQDALSSFMPKKKKKRKLTVREARIVLTNEEAQKLIDMDEVTQEAVVRAEQMGIIFIDEIDKIASKSNGGSSADVSREGVQRDILPVVEGSTIVTKYGSVKTDHILFIAAGAFHISKPSDLIPELQGRFPIRVELGKLTVDDFYRILVEPDNALIKQYQALLQTEGIEIEFSDDAIRKIAEVAYEVNQNTDNIGARRLHTILEKLLEDLSFEAPEITMDKVSITPQYVEEKLGAIARNKDLSQFIL; this comes from the coding sequence ATGAATAAGAACACAAGCTTAACACCTCGTCAAATTGTAGAACGTCTTGATCAATATATTGTTGGACAAAAGGATGCAAAGAAAGCTGTTGCGATAGCGTTAAGAAACCGTTTTCGTCGTGGGTTGCTTGATGAAAAGCTAAGGGATGAAATCAGCCCAAAGAACATCTTGATGATGGGACCTACTGGTGTAGGTAAAACGGAAATCGCAAGACGAATCGCAAAAATTGTTAGCGCACCATTTGTTAAAGTGGAAGCGACCAAGTTCACTGAAGTCGGTTATGTCGGCAGAGATGTTGAATCCATGGTAAGAGATTTAGTGGAAACATCTGTGCGAATTATAAAAGAAGAGAAGATGGTTCAGGTGAAAGAAAGAGCGGAGTCTGCAGCGAACAACCGTCTCGTCGACCTAATGATGCCTTCTTCTGCTAAAAAACAAAAAAACTACAGTAATCCGCTTGAAATGTTGTTTGGCGGCGGAAATTCGGAAACTCAAACAGAGGAACCGACTGTGGAAGAATCAAGCAGATATGAAAAAAGAAAAGTGCTTAAAGAAAAATTGGCGCTTGGCGAGCTTGAGAATGAAACAATTACAGTTGAGGTAGATGAGCAGCAGCCATCTATGTTCGATATGCTGCAAGGCTCTGGTATGGAGCAAATGGGTATGAACATGCAGGATGCGTTAAGCAGCTTTATGCCTAAGAAAAAGAAAAAAAGAAAATTGACTGTACGTGAAGCTAGAATTGTTTTGACTAACGAAGAAGCACAAAAGCTGATCGATATGGATGAAGTAACACAAGAAGCGGTCGTACGTGCAGAGCAAATGGGAATTATCTTTATCGACGAAATCGATAAAATTGCAAGCAAAAGCAATGGCGGATCTTCTGCTGATGTCTCAAGAGAGGGTGTTCAGCGTGACATCCTTCCAGTAGTGGAAGGCTCGACAATTGTGACAAAATACGGATCTGTTAAAACAGATCATATTTTATTCATTGCGGCAGGTGCATTCCATATCTCTAAGCCGTCCGATTTGATTCCTGAGCTTCAAGGTCGCTTCCCAATCCGTGTTGAACTTGGTAAGCTTACAGTTGATGACTTTTACCGTATCCTTGTAGAGCCTGATAATGCATTAATTAAGCAATATCAAGCATTACTGCAAACTGAAGGTATAGAAATTGAATTTTCTGACGATGCTATACGTAAGATAGCAGAAGTGGCTTATGAAGTGAATCAGAACACAGATAACATCGGAGCAAGAAGACTTCATACGATCCTTGAGAAATTGCTTGAGGATTTATCATTTGAAGCACCTGAAATTACGATGGATAAGGTATCCATCACTCCACAATATGTGGAAGAAAAACTTGGTGCGATTGCAAGAAATAAAGATTTAAGTCAATTTATTCTTTAA
- the flgB gene encoding flagellar basal body rod protein FlgB encodes MKLFSNTISTLENALNYSNTKQKVISQNIANVDTPNYKAKEVTFKNTLATAMNANKTDSRHFDFEGSTGSVQIKTDKNVTYNNNGNSVDMDKEMSELAENQIYYNALVERISGKFNSLENVIKGGR; translated from the coding sequence ATGAAGCTTTTTTCGAATACTATTTCAACACTAGAAAATGCTTTGAATTATTCAAATACAAAACAGAAGGTTATCTCACAAAATATCGCAAACGTCGATACGCCTAATTATAAGGCTAAGGAAGTAACCTTTAAAAATACATTAGCAACTGCCATGAATGCTAACAAAACTGACAGCAGGCATTTTGATTTTGAAGGATCTACTGGCTCTGTCCAAATAAAGACAGATAAGAACGTTACTTATAATAACAATGGCAACAGTGTTGATATGGATAAAGAGATGAGTGAGCTGGCAGAAAATCAGATTTACTACAATGCTTTAGTCGAGAGAATTAGCGGTAAGTTTAATTCTTTAGAAAATGTCATAAAAGGAGGAAGATAA
- the sucD gene encoding succinate--CoA ligase subunit alpha, whose translation MSIFINKETKVIVQGITGATALFHTKQMLEYGTKIVAGVTPGKGGTAVEGVPVFNTMKEAVAATNATVSVNYVPAPFAADAIMEAVDAELDLTICITEHIPVLDMVKVKRYMEGKKTRLIGPNCPGVITPDECKIGIMPGYIHTKGHVGVVSRSGTLTYEAVHQLTQAGIGQSTAVGIGGDPVNGTDFIDVLKQFNEDEDTYAVIMIGEIGGTAEEEAAEWVKANMTKPVVGFIGGRTAPPGKRMGHAGAIISGGKGTADEKIKTMNECGIKVAPTPAEMGATLIEVLKETDLLDKCKTHKVEESRV comes from the coding sequence ATGAGCATATTCATCAATAAAGAAACGAAAGTCATTGTTCAAGGTATTACAGGAGCAACGGCTCTTTTTCATACGAAGCAGATGCTCGAATATGGCACAAAAATTGTTGCTGGGGTAACACCTGGTAAAGGTGGAACAGCAGTAGAAGGTGTTCCGGTTTTTAATACAATGAAAGAAGCTGTTGCAGCAACAAATGCAACAGTATCTGTCAACTATGTGCCTGCCCCGTTTGCAGCAGATGCAATTATGGAAGCTGTTGATGCAGAGCTAGATTTGACGATTTGTATAACAGAGCATATCCCTGTTTTAGATATGGTAAAGGTTAAACGTTATATGGAAGGCAAAAAAACAAGATTAATAGGCCCGAACTGTCCGGGAGTTATCACTCCAGATGAGTGTAAGATTGGAATTATGCCTGGATATATCCATACAAAGGGTCATGTTGGCGTTGTTTCCCGTTCAGGCACTTTGACATATGAAGCGGTTCATCAGCTGACACAGGCAGGAATAGGTCAGTCTACGGCAGTAGGAATTGGGGGAGACCCTGTTAATGGCACAGACTTTATTGACGTGTTGAAGCAGTTCAATGAGGATGAAGACACGTATGCGGTTATTATGATTGGTGAAATTGGCGGAACGGCAGAAGAAGAAGCAGCCGAGTGGGTCAAAGCCAATATGACAAAACCTGTTGTTGGCTTTATCGGTGGAAGAACAGCACCTCCAGGAAAAAGGATGGGTCATGCAGGTGCGATCATTTCAGGCGGTAAGGGAACGGCAGATGAAAAAATCAAAACAATGAATGAATGTGGAATCAAGGTAGCCCCTACTCCTGCTGAAATGGGTGCAACATTGATTGAAGTGTTGAAGGAAACAGATCTTTTAGACAAATGCAAAACGCATAAGGTGGAAGAAAGCAGAGTCTAA
- the hslV gene encoding ATP-dependent protease subunit HslV encodes MSGLPQFHATTIFAVQHKGKCAMSGDGQVTFGNAVVMKHTAKKVRKLFNGKVIAGFAGSVADAFTLFELFEGKLEEYNGNLQRAAVELAKLWRSDKILRKLEAMLIIMNETDLLLVSGTGEVIEPDDGILAIGSGGNYALSAGRALKQYSGEHLSAYEIAKAALEIAGDICVYTNNNIIVEEL; translated from the coding sequence ATGTCTGGACTACCACAGTTTCATGCAACTACTATTTTTGCTGTTCAACATAAAGGGAAATGCGCCATGTCAGGTGATGGTCAAGTCACTTTCGGCAATGCTGTCGTGATGAAACATACTGCAAAAAAGGTAAGAAAACTTTTTAACGGAAAAGTGATTGCCGGTTTTGCAGGCTCTGTTGCTGATGCCTTTACTTTATTTGAGCTGTTCGAAGGGAAATTGGAAGAGTATAACGGGAATCTGCAAAGAGCGGCAGTTGAGCTTGCGAAGCTTTGGAGAAGTGACAAGATTTTACGCAAGCTTGAAGCGATGCTCATCATTATGAATGAAACAGATTTGCTGCTTGTATCTGGAACAGGTGAAGTTATAGAGCCAGATGACGGAATTTTAGCGATTGGTTCTGGCGGAAACTACGCATTATCAGCTGGAAGAGCTCTTAAACAATACTCAGGCGAACATCTATCTGCTTATGAAATAGCAAAGGCAGCTCTTGAAATCGCTGGCGATATTTGTGTATATACGAACAATAATATTATTGTAGAAGAATTATAA
- the codY gene encoding GTP-sensing pleiotropic transcriptional regulator CodY translates to MDLLSKTRKINAMLQRAAGKPVNFKEMSETLSEVIEANIFVVSRRGKLLGFAINQQIENDRMIKMLEDRQFPEEYTNNLFNIQVTSSNLDVESEYTAFPIENKDLFSKGLTTIVPIIGGGERLGTLILARLQEQFHDDDLILAEYGATVVGMEILREKAEEIEEEARSKAVVQMAISSLSYSELEAIEHIFEELNGNEGLLVASKIADRVGITRSVIVNALRKLESAGVIESRSLGMKGTYIKVLNDKFLLELEKLKAN, encoded by the coding sequence ATGGATTTATTGTCAAAAACTCGAAAAATTAATGCGATGCTGCAAAGAGCTGCTGGAAAGCCAGTTAACTTCAAAGAAATGTCTGAGACATTAAGTGAAGTTATTGAAGCAAATATTTTTGTAGTAAGCAGAAGAGGGAAATTACTAGGTTTTGCTATTAACCAGCAAATAGAAAATGACCGTATGATTAAAATGCTGGAAGACCGTCAATTCCCAGAAGAGTACACAAATAATCTTTTTAATATTCAGGTGACTTCAAGTAATTTGGATGTGGAAAGCGAATATACAGCATTCCCAATTGAAAACAAAGATCTATTCAGCAAAGGACTTACAACGATCGTGCCAATCATCGGTGGCGGAGAAAGACTTGGAACATTAATTCTTGCAAGACTACAAGAACAATTCCATGATGATGATCTAATTTTGGCTGAATATGGTGCAACTGTTGTTGGTATGGAAATTCTTCGTGAAAAAGCAGAAGAAATCGAAGAAGAAGCAAGAAGCAAAGCTGTTGTGCAAATGGCGATTAGTTCATTATCTTATAGTGAATTAGAAGCAATTGAACACATCTTTGAAGAATTGAACGGAAATGAAGGACTTTTAGTTGCTTCAAAAATTGCAGACAGAGTCGGTATTACAAGATCTGTTATTGTTAATGCATTGCGCAAGCTAGAAAGTGCTGGTGTAATTGAATCTCGTTCTCTTGGAATGAAAGGAACTTACATTAAAGTATTGAACGATAAGTTCTTGCTAGAATTAGAAAAGCTGAAAGCTAATTAA
- the trmFO gene encoding FADH(2)-oxidizing methylenetetrahydrofolate--tRNA-(uracil(54)-C(5))-methyltransferase TrmFO → MQDTQKIVNVIGAGLAGSEAAWQIAKRGIKVNLYEMRPVKQTPAHHTDKFAELVCSNSLRGNALTNAVGVLKEEMRRLDSVIIDSADLCAVPAGGALAVDRHEFAGRVTEMVKNHPNVTVINEEVTSIPEGVTVIATGPLTSAALSESLKELTGEDYLYFYDAAAPIIEKDSIDLDKVYLKSRYDKGEAAYLNCPMTEEEFDRFYEALIDAETVPLKEFEKEIFFEGCMPIEVMASRGRKTMLFGPMKPVGLEDPKTGKRPYAVVQLRQDDAAGTLYNIVGFQTHLKWGPQKEVLRLIPGLENAEIVRYGVMHRNTFINSPKVLNATYQFRNRPNLFFAGQMTGVEGYVESAASGLVAGINAAKLVNGEPLIQFPVETAIGSMANYITKTNAKTFQPMNANFGLFPELPTRIKGKKERYEQHANRALETIQNFMKNV, encoded by the coding sequence ATGCAAGATACACAAAAGATTGTTAATGTAATTGGTGCCGGGCTTGCTGGAAGTGAAGCAGCTTGGCAAATTGCCAAAAGAGGAATAAAGGTAAATCTTTACGAGATGAGACCTGTCAAACAAACTCCTGCACATCATACAGATAAATTTGCAGAGCTAGTATGCAGCAACTCATTACGAGGAAATGCGCTAACAAATGCTGTTGGAGTTCTGAAAGAAGAAATGAGACGACTAGACTCCGTTATTATTGATTCTGCGGACCTTTGTGCAGTACCGGCAGGCGGCGCACTTGCTGTTGATAGACATGAATTCGCAGGTAGAGTGACAGAGATGGTCAAAAACCACCCAAATGTTACGGTTATTAATGAAGAGGTTACATCTATTCCAGAAGGGGTAACTGTAATTGCGACAGGACCGCTAACTAGTGCGGCACTTTCAGAAAGCTTAAAGGAACTTACAGGAGAAGATTATTTGTATTTTTATGATGCAGCAGCTCCTATCATTGAAAAAGACAGCATAGACTTAGATAAGGTATATTTGAAATCTCGCTATGACAAGGGAGAAGCAGCATATTTAAACTGTCCGATGACAGAAGAGGAATTTGACCGCTTCTATGAAGCATTGATAGATGCTGAAACAGTACCTTTAAAGGAATTCGAAAAGGAAATTTTCTTTGAAGGATGCATGCCTATTGAAGTAATGGCTTCAAGGGGTAGAAAGACAATGCTGTTTGGACCAATGAAGCCTGTTGGTCTTGAAGATCCAAAAACAGGGAAGCGTCCATATGCAGTTGTTCAGCTTCGTCAAGATGATGCAGCAGGAACATTGTACAATATTGTCGGTTTTCAGACACATTTAAAATGGGGACCACAAAAAGAAGTGCTTCGCTTAATACCAGGTCTTGAAAACGCAGAAATTGTCCGTTATGGCGTTATGCACAGAAACACTTTCATCAACTCACCGAAAGTTCTTAATGCGACATATCAGTTCAGAAACCGTCCTAATCTTTTCTTTGCTGGACAAATGACAGGCGTAGAAGGCTATGTGGAATCGGCAGCAAGCGGTCTTGTTGCAGGTATTAATGCAGCGAAGCTTGTAAATGGTGAACCGTTGATCCAATTCCCAGTCGAAACAGCTATTGGCAGCATGGCGAATTATATCACGAAGACGAACGCGAAAACTTTCCAGCCGATGAATGCTAACTTTGGACTTTTCCCTGAGCTACCAACTAGAATAAAAGGGAAAAAGGAAAGGTATGAACAGCACGCTAACAGAGCGTTAGAAACAATTCAGAACTTTATGAAGAATGTGTAA